The following proteins come from a genomic window of Sphaerisporangium rubeum:
- a CDS encoding acyl-CoA carboxylase epsilon subunit → MAHFPYLEVTRGNPTPEELAALVAVLAWLEDADDTVPETPRSAWSDGARTARRPLPSGRDAWRTSGWVS, encoded by the coding sequence GTGGCACATTTCCCGTACCTCGAGGTGACCCGCGGCAATCCCACTCCTGAGGAGCTCGCCGCTCTCGTCGCCGTCCTCGCCTGGTTGGAGGACGCGGACGACACCGTCCCCGAGACCCCCCGCTCCGCCTGGTCGGACGGTGCCCGCACCGCGCGCCGTCCCCTGCCTTCGGGCCGCGACGCCTGGCGGACGAGCGGCTGGGTGAGCTGA
- a CDS encoding ABC transporter substrate-binding protein yields the protein MVAAVGSALAVLAMSGCSGSSGGTPSESAAGKSFEFWSFTGINQKADVAKYKEKRPDVEVKLTEVGGATETAQALTTALAGGKVPDLVLIQGDNLPKFVQQPQNFVDLRTLGADKMKSDYLDWVISQSVAKDGSIIGIPTDVGGMAVAYRTDLFKEAGLPTDRDEVSKLWPTWDAFIETGKKYTAATGKAFIDNAGTGIFYQAVNQVSQKYYDPAGNPVYDKNPEVKAAFDLGLKAVAAKITARQASFSDAWSAGIKKGDFAVIAAPSWMLGQLKDNAPDTKGKWDLAKIPGGAGNWGGSYLAIPKRAKNPKAAWEYISSTQSPQGQLQHFTEAGSLPTTPSVYKDPKLTSVKEPFFNDAPIGTIYTDSLLGLKPFLIGPDSAVMGQEFLNAITNVEQGKGDPAKAWDAALTAIRTAIGG from the coding sequence ATGGTCGCAGCGGTCGGTTCCGCCTTGGCGGTTCTCGCCATGTCGGGTTGTTCCGGCTCGTCGGGTGGCACGCCTTCCGAAAGTGCCGCCGGCAAGTCGTTCGAGTTCTGGTCGTTCACCGGCATCAACCAGAAGGCCGACGTCGCCAAGTACAAGGAGAAGCGACCCGACGTCGAGGTGAAGCTGACCGAGGTCGGCGGCGCCACGGAGACGGCGCAGGCGCTCACCACGGCGCTCGCCGGCGGCAAGGTGCCGGACCTGGTGCTGATCCAGGGGGACAACCTGCCGAAGTTCGTGCAGCAGCCGCAGAACTTCGTCGACCTGCGCACGCTCGGCGCGGACAAGATGAAGAGCGACTACCTGGACTGGGTGATCAGCCAGTCCGTCGCCAAGGACGGCTCGATCATCGGGATCCCGACGGACGTCGGCGGCATGGCGGTCGCGTACCGGACCGACCTGTTCAAGGAGGCCGGGCTGCCGACCGACCGCGACGAGGTGTCCAAGCTGTGGCCCACGTGGGACGCCTTCATCGAGACCGGTAAGAAGTACACCGCCGCCACCGGCAAGGCGTTCATCGACAACGCCGGCACGGGGATCTTCTACCAGGCGGTCAACCAGGTGTCGCAGAAGTACTACGACCCGGCCGGCAACCCCGTGTACGACAAGAACCCCGAGGTGAAGGCGGCGTTCGACCTCGGGCTGAAGGCCGTGGCCGCCAAGATCACCGCGCGGCAGGCGTCGTTCTCCGACGCCTGGAGCGCCGGCATCAAGAAGGGTGACTTCGCGGTCATCGCCGCGCCGTCCTGGATGCTCGGCCAGCTCAAGGACAACGCGCCGGACACCAAGGGCAAGTGGGACCTCGCCAAGATCCCGGGTGGGGCCGGTAACTGGGGCGGCAGTTACCTCGCGATCCCCAAGCGGGCCAAGAACCCCAAGGCGGCCTGGGAGTACATCAGCTCGACGCAGTCCCCGCAGGGCCAGCTCCAGCACTTCACCGAGGCGGGGTCGCTGCCGACCACGCCGTCGGTCTACAAGGACCCGAAGCTCACCTCGGTGAAGGAGCCGTTCTTCAACGACGCTCCCATCGGCACGATCTACACCGACTCGCTGCTCGGGCTGAAGCCGTTCCTCATCGGGCCGGACAGCGCCGTGATGGGCCAGGAGTTCCTGAACGCCATCACCAACGTCGAGCAGGGCAAGGGTGACCCGGCCAAGGCCTGGGACGCGGCGCTGACCGCCATCAGGACCGCGATCGGCGGCTAG
- a CDS encoding carbohydrate ABC transporter permease, with translation MTTTNRRSGDRVRWWTYALLALAVFACVFPLYWMFVVATTDTAAATELPPEIVPGGNFFHLAELVFTTVPFVQSIVNSLVVAATIGAGQAVLCALAGFAFAKLRFRGRNVLLLVVVLTMTVPTELAIVPRYMIISWLEWTDTLQALIVPGLANAFGIFWMRQHISSAISDEILQAARIDGATVWQIFWRVVFPLVRPAAFVLGLLGFVTAWNDFLWPFVVLKSPEMYTVQIAIKALQNSFAIDLGLAMSGSFLATLPLIVLFVFVGRRMVAGIMDGAFKG, from the coding sequence ATGACAACGACGAACCGGCGGTCCGGCGACCGCGTCCGGTGGTGGACCTACGCGTTGCTGGCGCTCGCCGTGTTCGCCTGCGTCTTCCCGCTGTACTGGATGTTCGTGGTCGCCACGACCGACACGGCGGCGGCGACCGAACTGCCTCCCGAGATCGTGCCAGGCGGCAACTTCTTCCACCTGGCCGAGCTGGTCTTCACGACGGTGCCGTTCGTGCAGTCGATCGTCAACAGCCTGGTCGTGGCCGCGACGATCGGCGCGGGACAGGCGGTGCTGTGCGCGCTCGCGGGGTTCGCGTTCGCGAAACTGCGTTTCCGGGGCCGGAACGTCCTGCTCCTGGTCGTGGTGCTCACCATGACGGTGCCGACGGAGCTCGCGATCGTCCCCAGGTACATGATCATCTCGTGGCTGGAGTGGACCGACACGTTGCAGGCGCTGATCGTCCCGGGTCTCGCCAACGCGTTCGGGATCTTCTGGATGCGCCAGCACATCTCCTCCGCCATCAGTGACGAGATCCTCCAGGCCGCCAGGATCGACGGAGCGACCGTCTGGCAGATCTTCTGGCGCGTCGTCTTCCCGCTGGTGCGTCCGGCCGCCTTCGTGCTCGGCCTGCTCGGCTTCGTCACGGCCTGGAACGACTTCCTGTGGCCGTTCGTGGTGCTGAAGTCCCCGGAGATGTACACAGTGCAGATCGCGATCAAGGCGCTGCAGAACAGCTTCGCCATCGACCTCGGGCTCGCCATGTCGGGGTCGTTCCTCGCCACTCTGCCGCTGATCGTGCTGTTCGTGTTCGTCGGCCGCCGCATGGTCGCCGGCATCATGGACGGCGCCTTCAAGGGCTGA
- a CDS encoding DUF1702 family protein, translated as MRRRIMTPDVSETKLATRGFHVKSDAARELLETVGESFLTGFAHAVEARTTAEAEERLEQIPRQFRGFAYEGAGMGFGILDVMPFSGGRKVADFLAGRGDEHVYMVYVGVGWAMARLPRFLWPKLHAPDPLLRWLALDGYGFHQAYFKTAQYVHGQYQDPKFTWPGGGSSEYANRVIDQGIGRAMWFVGGTDPDVVASLIGGFPEHRRADMYAGAGLAASYACGAEEDELHRLAEHAGPYRPQLFQGSVFAAEARLRAGLVVPHTLLATSVFCGTTPEQAARISADNLPDQPIHGDVPAYEVWRARIADQFVSLGGVSQ; from the coding sequence TTGAGACGCCGTATCATGACACCCGACGTCTCGGAGACGAAGCTCGCGACGCGTGGTTTCCACGTGAAGAGCGACGCGGCCCGAGAATTGCTCGAAACGGTCGGCGAGAGCTTTCTCACCGGTTTCGCGCACGCCGTCGAGGCCCGCACCACCGCCGAGGCGGAGGAACGCCTCGAGCAGATCCCCCGGCAGTTCCGGGGGTTCGCCTACGAGGGAGCCGGCATGGGTTTCGGCATCCTCGACGTGATGCCGTTCTCCGGCGGACGTAAGGTCGCGGACTTCCTCGCCGGCCGCGGTGACGAGCACGTCTACATGGTGTACGTCGGGGTCGGCTGGGCCATGGCCCGCCTGCCGCGTTTCCTGTGGCCGAAGCTGCACGCACCCGACCCGCTGCTCCGGTGGCTGGCCCTGGACGGCTACGGCTTCCACCAGGCGTACTTCAAGACCGCGCAGTACGTGCACGGGCAGTACCAGGACCCCAAGTTCACCTGGCCCGGCGGCGGTTCCTCCGAGTACGCCAACCGGGTGATCGACCAGGGCATCGGCCGGGCCATGTGGTTCGTCGGCGGCACCGACCCCGACGTCGTCGCGTCGCTGATCGGCGGCTTCCCCGAGCACCGCCGCGCCGACATGTACGCCGGCGCGGGCCTCGCCGCGAGCTACGCCTGCGGCGCCGAGGAGGACGAACTCCACCGCCTGGCCGAGCACGCCGGGCCGTACCGCCCCCAGTTGTTCCAGGGTTCGGTGTTCGCGGCCGAGGCGCGGCTGCGTGCCGGCCTCGTCGTGCCGCACACGCTGCTCGCCACGAGTGTCTTCTGCGGCACCACCCCTGAGCAGGCGGCGCGGATCAGCGCCGACAACCTTCCCGACCAGCCGATCCATGGTGATGTGCCTGCCTACGAGGTGTGGCGCGCGCGCATCGCCGACCAATTCGTCTCACTTGGAGGTGTGAGCCAGTGA
- a CDS encoding enediyne biosynthesis protein encodes MTDKKPSAPPRHDPKVVIALRNFAISISVFNTIGYIFLGFEQPWLWPFIALATGYSTEILLEKIGARVEGRAPRYAGNGKRGLIEFLYPAHITSLAMNMLIYVNDQVLVMMFGVVVAVGAKWILRAPVKGRMRHFMNPSNFGIAIILLVLPWASIAPPYHFTEHPDGWVDWLIPGLIIVGGTMLNGKLTGRMPLIMGWVGVFALQAIVRGLLFGTSISAGLAMMTGVAFVLFSNYMVTDPGTSPSRPMNQVLFGGGIAAMYGLLTGVHIPYALFFATAAVCAIRGCWFWGLHFANKAREQREAEALRAAQATVDATARKEVAAV; translated from the coding sequence ATGACCGACAAGAAGCCGAGCGCTCCGCCGCGGCACGACCCGAAGGTCGTCATCGCGCTGCGCAACTTCGCGATCTCCATCAGTGTCTTCAACACCATCGGCTACATCTTCCTCGGATTCGAGCAGCCGTGGCTGTGGCCCTTCATCGCGCTGGCCACCGGTTACAGCACCGAGATCCTCCTTGAGAAGATCGGCGCCAGGGTCGAGGGCCGCGCTCCCCGCTACGCCGGCAACGGCAAGCGCGGGCTGATCGAGTTCCTCTACCCGGCGCACATCACCAGCCTCGCCATGAACATGCTGATCTACGTCAACGACCAGGTCCTGGTGATGATGTTCGGCGTGGTGGTGGCGGTCGGCGCCAAGTGGATCCTGCGCGCACCGGTGAAGGGCCGCATGCGGCACTTCATGAACCCGTCCAACTTCGGCATCGCCATCATCCTGCTGGTGCTGCCGTGGGCCAGCATCGCGCCGCCGTACCACTTCACCGAGCACCCCGACGGCTGGGTGGACTGGCTGATCCCCGGCCTGATCATCGTCGGCGGCACCATGCTGAACGGCAAACTCACCGGCCGCATGCCGCTGATCATGGGCTGGGTCGGCGTGTTCGCGCTCCAGGCGATCGTCCGCGGGCTGCTGTTCGGCACCTCGATATCCGCCGGGCTCGCCATGATGACCGGTGTCGCGTTCGTCCTGTTCAGCAACTACATGGTCACCGACCCCGGCACCAGCCCGTCGAGACCCATGAACCAGGTGCTGTTCGGCGGCGGCATCGCCGCGATGTACGGCCTGCTGACCGGCGTCCACATCCCGTACGCGCTGTTCTTCGCCACCGCCGCCGTCTGCGCCATCCGCGGCTGCTGGTTCTGGGGCCTGCACTTCGCCAACAAGGCCCGCGAGCAGCGTGAGGCCGAGGCGCTGCGCGCCGCGCAGGCCACCGTGGACGCGACCGCGCGGAAAGAGGTCGCTGCGGTATGA
- a CDS encoding sugar ABC transporter permease, which produces MTTISPARATITPPPAPAAPRRRLTDILAPYAYIAPFFAIFAVFGLIPLLFTFYVALFDWNPIGDHVFIGWDNFTRLFGDVRFWNAVRNTISIWFLSNVPQLAFALLLAHLLNHVRLRFAVFFRMSMLVPYITSVAATAIVFSQIFDRDYGLLNWLIGLFGFEHIDFVQSVWGSHVLIAVMVTWRWTGYTTLLYLASLQAVPRGIYEAAAVDGAGTWRQFLHITIPSLRPVIVFTIVTSTIYGLQIFTEPLLVSRTTLNTCGAVRQCQTLTLFLYEQGFGQFEFGYASAIGVALFLMVVVFAGINFYLSTRIRPGRP; this is translated from the coding sequence GTGACGACCATCAGCCCTGCCCGGGCCACCATCACCCCGCCGCCGGCTCCGGCGGCGCCGCGGCGCAGGCTCACCGACATCCTGGCGCCTTACGCCTACATCGCGCCGTTCTTCGCGATCTTCGCGGTGTTCGGCCTCATCCCGCTGCTGTTCACGTTCTACGTGGCACTGTTCGACTGGAACCCCATCGGCGACCACGTGTTCATCGGCTGGGACAACTTCACCCGGCTCTTCGGCGACGTACGGTTCTGGAACGCGGTGCGCAACACGATCAGCATCTGGTTCCTTTCGAACGTGCCGCAACTGGCTTTCGCTCTGCTGCTGGCCCACCTGCTCAACCACGTGCGGCTGCGCTTCGCGGTGTTCTTCCGCATGTCGATGCTCGTGCCGTACATCACCTCGGTCGCGGCCACCGCCATCGTGTTCTCACAGATCTTCGACCGCGACTACGGACTGCTGAACTGGCTGATCGGCCTGTTCGGCTTCGAGCACATCGACTTCGTCCAGTCGGTCTGGGGGAGTCACGTGCTGATCGCCGTGATGGTCACCTGGCGATGGACCGGCTACACCACGCTGCTCTACCTGGCCTCGCTGCAAGCTGTCCCCCGGGGGATCTACGAGGCGGCGGCGGTCGACGGCGCGGGGACCTGGCGGCAGTTCCTGCACATCACCATTCCCTCGCTGCGGCCCGTCATCGTGTTCACGATCGTGACGTCGACGATCTACGGCCTGCAGATCTTCACCGAGCCCCTGCTGGTCTCCCGGACCACGCTGAACACCTGCGGCGCGGTCCGGCAGTGCCAGACGCTGACCCTCTTCCTGTACGAGCAGGGCTTCGGCCAGTTCGAGTTCGGTTACGCATCGGCGATCGGCGTGGCGCTGTTCCTGATGGTCGTGGTGTTCGCGGGGATCAACTTCTACCTGTCCACCCGGATCCGCCCGGGACGGCCATGA
- a CDS encoding DUF1702 family protein, with amino-acid sequence MPTLLGSIRRLLLTPSMADVTFEVRGFPVTPTDATRRLEAIPQSVICGFEWGIDARSQWEVERRLDLVDPEFRGFAYEGATMAFTVLDAMAGGRGHKTRDLLMGPGQPHIFLTYIGVGFAMARLPRPLWKKVMPDLTGSDYYPVMTWLAVDGYAFDRAYFDTRRYVDEQRPLAPYPWEGDADYFPRAADQGIGRALWFIHGGDPLAVAAGIRRFAAHRHADLWSGAGLAATFAGGATAEALRVLRDEAGEYRPEVAQGSVFAAKARHYAGLGVPAHTETAAAVLTGLTVEDAVALADATAVTPKDGGRLPAYELWRGNVRERLAATVAA; translated from the coding sequence ATGCCGACCTTGCTGGGATCGATTCGCCGGTTGTTGCTGACACCGTCCATGGCCGACGTGACTTTCGAGGTGCGGGGTTTTCCCGTCACGCCTACCGACGCCACGCGGCGGCTTGAGGCCATTCCGCAGTCGGTGATCTGCGGGTTCGAATGGGGGATCGACGCCAGGAGCCAGTGGGAGGTGGAACGGCGGCTCGACCTCGTGGACCCCGAGTTCCGCGGCTTCGCCTACGAAGGCGCCACCATGGCGTTCACCGTGCTGGACGCCATGGCGGGTGGCCGGGGTCACAAGACGCGTGACCTCCTGATGGGGCCGGGACAGCCGCACATCTTCCTGACGTACATCGGTGTGGGGTTCGCGATGGCGCGGCTGCCGAGGCCGCTGTGGAAGAAGGTCATGCCGGACCTCACGGGCTCGGACTACTACCCGGTGATGACCTGGCTCGCGGTGGACGGCTACGCGTTCGACCGGGCCTACTTCGACACCCGGCGGTACGTCGACGAGCAGCGGCCCCTGGCGCCGTACCCGTGGGAAGGCGACGCGGACTACTTCCCGCGTGCCGCCGACCAGGGCATCGGCCGGGCCCTGTGGTTCATCCACGGCGGTGACCCCCTGGCCGTCGCCGCCGGGATCCGGCGGTTCGCGGCGCACCGGCACGCCGACCTGTGGAGCGGCGCCGGGCTCGCCGCGACGTTCGCCGGCGGCGCCACCGCCGAGGCGCTGCGGGTCCTGCGGGACGAGGCCGGCGAGTACCGGCCCGAGGTCGCGCAGGGCTCGGTGTTCGCCGCCAAGGCACGCCACTACGCGGGCCTCGGCGTCCCCGCGCACACCGAGACCGCGGCGGCCGTGCTGACCGGCCTCACCGTCGAGGACGCCGTCGCACTGGCCGACGCCACCGCCGTGACGCCGAAGGACGGCGGCCGGCTCCCGGCGTACGAACTGTGGCGCGGCAACGTCCGCGAGCGCCTCGCCGCCACGGTCGCCGCCTGA
- a CDS encoding TolB family protein translates to MEKLSVRTRVAVVVCAALLLAATATVYVLRARHGGSAPGGVAPSGSGAPRDGAGAGPGEPYAGGAPAWAGDGRLQVLSNGVLSTVTARDPSGPRTVTTWRCDRAYAARGTVACLRPVDALRRTRLVVLGRDLRERRSVPLTGFPNRLQVSGSGRMVAWTLFVDGHSYAADGFSTGAGILDTRTGAVVTSLERFAITLGGRRYQAPDVNVWGVTFARDDTTFYATMSTGGRRHLVEGDLTARTLRAVREGIECPSLSPDGTRLAFKSAVNGDPARGWRLSVLDLATGRVTASAESRSVDDQAVWLDGRTLAYGLQRPDGVNDVWTVPADGTGHPRVLVPQASSPALDRP, encoded by the coding sequence ATGGAGAAGCTGAGCGTCCGTACGCGCGTGGCGGTCGTCGTGTGCGCGGCCCTGCTGCTCGCCGCCACGGCCACCGTGTACGTCCTGCGGGCCCGGCACGGCGGCTCCGCACCGGGTGGCGTGGCGCCGAGCGGGTCCGGCGCGCCGCGCGACGGAGCCGGCGCGGGGCCCGGCGAGCCGTATGCCGGAGGCGCACCGGCCTGGGCCGGGGACGGCCGGTTGCAGGTGCTGAGCAACGGTGTGCTGTCCACGGTGACGGCACGGGACCCGAGCGGGCCGCGCACCGTCACGACGTGGCGGTGCGACCGCGCGTACGCCGCGCGCGGCACCGTCGCCTGCCTGCGGCCGGTGGACGCGCTGCGCCGCACGAGGCTCGTCGTGCTCGGCCGGGACCTGCGGGAACGGCGCTCGGTGCCGCTCACCGGATTCCCGAACCGGCTGCAGGTGTCCGGCAGCGGCCGGATGGTCGCCTGGACGTTGTTCGTCGACGGCCACTCCTACGCGGCGGACGGGTTCTCCACCGGCGCGGGCATCCTGGACACACGCACCGGAGCGGTCGTCACCTCACTGGAGCGCTTCGCGATCACCCTCGGCGGACGCCGGTACCAGGCGCCGGACGTCAACGTCTGGGGTGTCACCTTCGCACGGGACGACACCACCTTCTACGCCACGATGTCCACCGGCGGACGCCGCCACCTGGTCGAGGGTGATCTCACGGCCAGAACCCTGCGCGCCGTCAGAGAAGGGATCGAGTGTCCCTCGCTGTCCCCGGACGGCACCCGCCTGGCGTTCAAGTCCGCAGTGAACGGCGACCCGGCCCGCGGCTGGCGGCTGTCGGTCCTGGACCTCGCGACGGGGAGGGTCACGGCCTCGGCCGAGTCCCGGAGCGTGGACGACCAGGCCGTCTGGCTCGACGGCCGCACCCTCGCGTACGGCCTCCAGCGTCCCGACGGCGTCAACGACGTGTGGACGGTCCCCGCCGACGGCACCGGTCACCCGAGGGTGCTGGTGCCGCAGGCCTCGTCCCCCGCGCTCGACCGGCCGTGA
- a CDS encoding ASPIC/UnbV domain-containing protein → MTATVGWLRRQLPGVVALVLITSVFLIARLPTYSAAETAGIASKYSFSPMSVALPSGYKQKSVREVNQWYKHIDAWISSVGAAISMNDLDGDGLSNDLCLVDTRIDQAVVTPTPGAGSNRYAPFALNPGVLPMNGVMAPMGCVPGDFNEDGRRDLLVYLWGRTPIVYLAKASATKLDAAAFTPVELVPGANSSGGKYTGPQWNTNVATVADFDGDGHDDVFIGNYFENGPILDPKLAGEVHMNHSMSDASNGGEDYFFRFTGATATSVTYQKLDNVLPRWVSKGWELGAASNDLDGDLLPELYLANDFGPDRMLYNRSTPGNIKFSLVEGVRTPLIPKSKSVGHDSFKGMGLDFGDLNGDGVYDMFVSNITTSFGIQESNFQFESTVKDQAALRAKLREGKAPWEDKSAPLGTAWSGWGWDVKIEDFNNSGVPAIAQATGFVKGQTDRWPQLQELATANDQMLQNPFWWPNVREGDDIGGSQTLHLFAKGADGRYANIAPSLGLAVPVPTRGIATGDADGDGRIDMAVARQWDAPIFYQNTSPAPGSFLGLKLTKPLAATATGSAKTAGIPATGAQVKVTTPDGRVLISRVDGGSGHSGRRSSDVHIGLGAGVTGPVKTEICWRDATGKVQMQVLQLTPGWHSFELGQQAKEK, encoded by the coding sequence GTGACCGCGACAGTTGGCTGGCTTCGCAGGCAATTGCCGGGAGTCGTCGCTCTGGTACTGATCACGAGCGTCTTCCTGATCGCCCGCCTGCCCACGTACTCGGCCGCGGAAACGGCGGGGATCGCGAGCAAGTACTCGTTCTCGCCGATGTCCGTCGCGCTGCCGAGCGGCTACAAGCAGAAGTCCGTCCGCGAGGTCAACCAGTGGTACAAGCACATCGACGCGTGGATCTCGTCGGTCGGCGCGGCCATCTCGATGAACGACCTCGACGGCGACGGCCTGTCCAACGACCTGTGCCTCGTCGACACCCGCATCGACCAGGCCGTGGTCACCCCGACCCCCGGCGCCGGCTCCAACCGGTACGCGCCGTTCGCGCTGAACCCCGGCGTGCTGCCGATGAACGGCGTGATGGCCCCCATGGGCTGCGTCCCCGGTGACTTCAACGAGGACGGCCGCCGCGACCTGCTCGTCTACCTGTGGGGCCGCACCCCGATCGTGTACCTGGCCAAGGCGTCGGCCACCAAGCTGGACGCGGCCGCGTTCACCCCGGTCGAGCTGGTGCCCGGCGCCAACTCCTCCGGCGGCAAGTACACCGGCCCGCAGTGGAACACCAACGTCGCCACGGTCGCCGACTTCGACGGCGACGGCCACGACGACGTCTTCATCGGCAACTACTTCGAGAACGGTCCCATCCTGGACCCGAAGCTCGCCGGCGAAGTGCACATGAACCACTCGATGTCGGACGCCAGCAACGGCGGTGAGGACTACTTCTTCCGCTTCACCGGCGCCACCGCGACCTCGGTGACGTACCAGAAGCTGGACAACGTCCTGCCTCGCTGGGTGTCCAAGGGCTGGGAGCTCGGCGCGGCGTCCAACGACCTCGACGGCGACCTGCTGCCTGAGCTGTACCTGGCCAACGACTTCGGCCCCGACCGCATGCTGTACAACAGGTCCACCCCGGGGAACATCAAGTTCTCCCTGGTGGAAGGCGTGCGCACGCCGCTGATCCCGAAGTCCAAGTCGGTCGGCCACGACTCCTTCAAGGGCATGGGCCTGGACTTCGGCGACCTCAACGGCGACGGCGTGTACGACATGTTCGTCAGCAACATCACCACCTCGTTCGGCATCCAGGAGAGCAACTTCCAGTTCGAGTCCACGGTGAAGGACCAGGCCGCGCTGCGCGCCAAGCTGCGCGAGGGCAAGGCGCCGTGGGAGGACAAGAGCGCTCCCCTCGGTACCGCGTGGTCCGGCTGGGGCTGGGACGTCAAGATCGAGGACTTCAACAACAGCGGCGTCCCCGCGATCGCGCAGGCGACCGGGTTCGTCAAGGGCCAGACCGACCGGTGGCCGCAGCTCCAGGAGCTCGCCACGGCCAACGACCAGATGCTGCAGAACCCGTTCTGGTGGCCGAACGTCCGCGAGGGCGACGACATCGGCGGCAGCCAGACGCTGCACCTGTTCGCCAAGGGTGCCGACGGCCGGTACGCCAACATCGCGCCGAGCCTCGGCCTCGCGGTGCCGGTGCCGACCCGTGGCATCGCGACCGGTGACGCCGACGGCGACGGCCGGATCGACATGGCGGTGGCCCGGCAGTGGGACGCGCCGATCTTCTACCAGAACACCAGCCCGGCCCCCGGTTCGTTCCTCGGCCTGAAGCTGACCAAGCCGCTGGCCGCCACCGCCACGGGGTCGGCGAAGACCGCCGGCATCCCGGCGACCGGCGCGCAGGTCAAGGTGACGACTCCGGACGGACGCGTCCTCATCAGCCGGGTCGACGGCGGCAGCGGCCACTCCGGCCGGCGCAGCAGCGACGTGCACATCGGTCTCGGCGCCGGCGTCACAGGACCCGTGAAGACCGAGATCTGCTGGCGCGACGCCACAGGCAAGGTCCAGATGCAGGTTCTCCAGCTCACCCCGGGCTGGCATTCGTTCGAGCTCGGCCAGCAGGCCAAGGAGAAGTGA
- a CDS encoding DUF7594 domain-containing protein codes for MLRRKFVIVLLLVAVVAGGVAVAVTMARDEPAASAATTTFTPAADTYVDASAASVNYGTTPRLGVDGSPVKRMFLRFDVTGLSGAVTSARLHVHTADVSGAGSDSGGTVRAVSDHTWQETGVTWRDQPAVDGATLGSLGRVARATWYELDVTSAVRGDGAYAFGVTSADGNGADYDSRESGPTAPQLVITTTGSGTPGTSGGPRTPAGPGESTGPGTSTGPQESEGPAASGGPTPSGDPVLVGAGDIASSGNGDSATADLLDDIPGTVFTAGDDAYPSGRAADFAEFYEPTWGRHKARTRPVPGNHEYRTGGAAGYFGYFGAAAGDPGKGYYSYDLGEWHVVALNSNCGEVGGCDAGSPQERWLRADLVASAKPCTLAYWHHPRFTSGADHAPDTSVGPLVRALYDNDAEVVVTGHNHQYERFAPMDPRGRLDEARGIRHFVAGTGGAAFYRFGTILPNSEVRDNGTFGVLKFTLHPDSYTWEFVPEAGGTFTDSGTTSCH; via the coding sequence ATGCTCAGGCGCAAGTTCGTGATCGTGCTGCTGCTCGTCGCCGTCGTCGCCGGAGGCGTCGCCGTCGCGGTGACCATGGCCCGTGACGAGCCGGCCGCCTCCGCGGCCACCACCACCTTCACGCCTGCCGCCGACACCTACGTGGACGCCTCCGCGGCGTCCGTCAACTACGGCACGACCCCGCGCCTCGGGGTGGACGGCTCGCCGGTCAAGCGGATGTTCCTGCGGTTCGACGTCACCGGGCTGAGCGGGGCCGTCACGTCGGCCAGGCTCCACGTCCACACCGCCGACGTGTCCGGCGCGGGAAGCGACAGCGGCGGCACGGTCCGCGCCGTGAGCGACCACACGTGGCAGGAGACCGGTGTCACCTGGCGTGACCAGCCCGCCGTCGACGGCGCGACCCTCGGCTCCCTCGGCCGGGTGGCCCGCGCCACGTGGTACGAACTCGACGTCACCTCGGCCGTGCGCGGTGACGGCGCGTACGCCTTCGGCGTGACGTCCGCCGACGGGAACGGCGCCGACTACGACTCCCGTGAGAGCGGCCCGACGGCGCCACAGCTGGTGATCACGACCACCGGTTCCGGGACGCCGGGAACGTCCGGCGGGCCCCGGACGCCGGCCGGACCCGGCGAGTCCACCGGTCCCGGAACGTCCACCGGTCCGCAGGAGTCCGAGGGACCGGCCGCGTCAGGCGGTCCCACGCCGTCCGGTGACCCGGTGCTGGTCGGCGCTGGGGACATCGCGAGCTCGGGGAACGGCGACAGTGCCACCGCCGACCTGCTCGACGACATCCCGGGGACGGTCTTCACGGCCGGCGACGACGCCTACCCGAGCGGCAGGGCCGCCGACTTCGCCGAGTTCTACGAGCCCACCTGGGGCCGGCACAAGGCGCGCACGCGGCCGGTGCCGGGAAACCACGAGTACCGCACGGGGGGTGCCGCCGGGTACTTCGGTTACTTCGGCGCCGCGGCCGGCGATCCGGGCAAGGGCTACTACTCCTACGACCTCGGCGAGTGGCACGTGGTGGCGCTGAACTCCAACTGCGGGGAGGTGGGGGGCTGCGACGCCGGCTCGCCGCAGGAGCGGTGGCTGCGCGCGGATCTCGTGGCGAGCGCGAAGCCCTGCACCCTGGCGTACTGGCACCACCCGAGGTTCACCTCCGGCGCCGACCACGCGCCGGACACGTCGGTCGGGCCGCTGGTGCGCGCGCTGTACGACAACGACGCCGAGGTGGTCGTCACGGGGCACAACCACCAGTACGAGCGGTTCGCTCCGATGGACCCGCGCGGCAGGCTGGACGAGGCGCGCGGCATCCGTCATTTCGTGGCCGGCACCGGAGGCGCGGCCTTCTACCGCTTCGGCACGATCCTCCCCAACAGCGAGGTTCGCGACAACGGCACCTTCGGCGTGCTGAAGTTCACCCTGCATCCGGATTCCTACACCTGGGAGTTCGTCCCCGAGGCCGGCGGGACGTTCACCGACAGCGGCACGACGTCCTGCCACTGA